TCTCGAGCGGTACATGCTGCTCTGGGTCGAGGACCTGCACCGGCGGGAACTCGAGCCGTTCCGCCTGGTCCTGGGCGCCGCCGGCGGCATGCGCCACCACCGGGCGTACTGGACCGACACGTCCGAGGACGCCTCGGCCATAGTCTTCGACCTGCTCAACGACCACTACAACGCGATGGACGCCTACCTGTCCTTCGCGCCGGCCGGCGGTGTGGACCTGGGCGCCCTGGAGGCGCAGTGCGCCGGCACGCCGGTCGTGCGCCTGGCCGACCCCGACTGGCTCGAACGGCTCGAGGCGCTCCGCGAAGCGGCGGCGGGCCGGGACCGGCACGCGGCCGGCGCCGCCGCGCTCGCCGAGGTCGGCATGGCCGCGGCCGCCGAACCCTGGCTCGCCTGGATCCGCGACCTGCCCGTCCCGGCGCCCAGGCCGGCCGGCGTCCGCATCAACTGGTACTGCACGCTCTTCGGATCGGGGAGCGTCAACCATTGCTCCCGCGAGCAGATCCTGGCCCTGGACCGGATGGGCGCCGACGTCACGGTCGAGGAGCCGTTTCCGCGCTTCGAGAATCCGGCGCTGTTCCCCGACGGGTTCGAGCAGGATTACGCCGCCGCGAACCCCGAGGCCTACGAAGCCTTGCGACGCATCGCGGCCAAGCGCCCGCACGACGCGGACTACACCACGGTGCGGTTCATCGTCTCGCGGGCCGAGCACGGCGCCTACCAGCTCATGCGCTCGCTCAAGGCGCCCGTCGTCGAGTACACCAATAACGACAATCCCGGCCGCCTGAATGCGGACTTCCTGCGGCCCTACTCGGAGCCGGGCCCCGGCGGCGGCCCGCCGGCCAGACGCCTGTGGGCGGTCTCGGAGTACATCAAGCAGCTGTACGGGGCGGCGGCGTCCTTTCCGGCCGAGATGGCGACCGGCGTCGACATCGTCTACCACGGCGTCGATCCCACGCTCTTCAACCCGTGGGTGGAACCGGCCAAGCTGCCCACCGCGGGCAAGTTCACGTTCCTTAACTGCTCCTTCCCGCGGGTCCAGCACAAGGGCCTGGACGTGCTGTGCCTCGCCTTCGCGCACGAATTCGCCGGTGACCCCGAGGTGGCGCTGGTCCTCAAGCTGCCGAACCGCAACAAGGTCGTGGCGCCCCAGGAGTACGCCGAGGTGGCGAAAGTCCTGGAGAGCGCAAGAGCCGTGGCCGGCTGTCCCGAGATCGTGGTCGTCGAGGAAGACACGCCCGGCCGAGGCGACATGGCGGCCTACTACGCCGCCGCGCAGGCCTACGTGCACCCGTCGCGCTGGGAGGCGTGCAGCATCTCGCTGCTCGAATGCCTCGCGGTGGGCCTGCCGCTCATCGTGACGCGGTGGGGCGGCCATCGCGAGTGGTGCCCGGAGGACATGGCCTACTACGTGGATTGCCGGCCGCTGATGAACGATTTCGGCCGCGCCGCCGAACCGGTGCCCGAGTCGCTCCGGCGCCAGATGCGGCACGTCTACGAACACCGGGACGAGGCCCGCGAACGCGGCGCCCGGGCCAGCGCGCACATCCGCGAGAATTACACCTGGGATGCGGCGGCCTTGCGGATGATCGCGTTGCTCGGCGGGACGCCGGTCCGGCCGGGCCAGCTCGCCTCCACGTGATATCCGATCGCTGATCCCCGGGCGCCGGCCGGGAGAGGTTTCTGAGAGGCGCGCCGGCGAACCTTCCGGTCATGTGGCAAGCGGAAGCGATCCGGCGCCGAGCGGTACTTCAGGCCGCGCTCGCGGGAGCGCTCCTTTCCGCCTGCGGAGCACCCGGGTGGGGGGGTGCGCCTGCACGCCCGGGGGAGGCCGCCTCGGCGGCCGCGGCCTCCCCCGCGGTACTCGTCAAGCTCCGTGTCGGCGGGGGGACTTCGGACCTCGTGCGGCTCGCGCGTGACAACGATCTCGCTGCGGATCCCGGTGTCTGCAGCACGCTCGAAAGGATCGGCTGGCGGCTCCTGAGGAGGTCGCGGCGGCTCGAACCCATGGCCGACCTCGTCGCCCGCCTGGCGGCCGATCCGGCCGTCGCGGCCGCCGAAGCAAACCAGCCGCTGAATCTGGTGACCAGGCCAATCCGGCTCGGCTTGCCGGCGTTCGGCGTCGGATACAACGACCCGCTGGCCGGGCGCCAGTGGGCGGTCGCCAGGATCGCCCTGGCTCAGGCGCACGCGAAGACGCGGAGCAGCAGTCGCACGGTGGTGGCCGTGCTCGATACCGGGGTGGACTGGAGTCACCCGGACTTCCGGGCCCCCGACGGCAGGGAGCGCGTCATTCGCGGGAGAGACTGGCTGAAGAACACCGACTTTCCGCGCGACGGAGGAGGGCACGGCACGCATGTCGCGGGGATCGTGGGCGCCAGCGCGGACAACGCCCTCGGCACCGTCGGCGTCGCTCCCGATTGCACCATCCTGGCCGAGAAGGTGACCTCCGATTACGGCTTCGGAGAAGCGGCGGGGGTCGCCGGCGCCATCATCCACGCGACCGATGCGGGCGCCAGGATCCTCACGATGAGCCTGGGATCTCCCACGCTCTCGCAGGTCGTCAAGGACGCCGTGAGCTACGCGCAAGCCAGGGACGTCCTGGTCGTGGCGGCCATGGGAAACAGCGGACGCAACGAAAAGCTCTACCCGGCCGCGTTGCCGGGGGTCATGGCGGTGGGGGCGACCGACGACGCCGACCGGAAGGCTTCGTTCTCGACCTTCGGGGACTGGATCTCGGTAGCCGCGCCGGGCACCAACATCCTCTCGACGCTTCCGACATTCGACAACCAGACCGGCTTCAAGGACTACGGCTGGATGCAGGGAACCTCGATGGCCACTCCCCATGTCGCCGGACTTGCGGCCCTCGTCCGCGACCTCCACCCCGAGATGAGCGCCGCCGCCACGAAGAAGCGGATCGAGCAGACGGCTCTCCGACCGGGCGGAAGCGGCTTCTCGGCCGAACTCGGCTTCGGCCGGATCGACGCGCGCCGCGCGGTCGATTGATTCGCTGCCCGGAGCCTTCACGTGGTGGCGGTGCCTCGAGAGAGGTTTCTGAGAGGCCGACCTCCCAGGCTGGTCGGCATGTCGGAAAAGTCGAGGGAAGGGTTGCGAGGCGCCGTCGCGGTGGCGCTGATCGCGACGGCGACACCGGGCTGCGGCGGAGAAAGCGGGGTGGTCGCCCGCGTCTCCTCGGGTGACCACCCCGCCGCTTCCCGCGCGCTCCGCGGGCGCATCGTGGTGGGCTTCGATCGGGCGCCCGGCGCCGCGGCGATCGGCCGCTTCGCCGCCAAGGCGGGCATCACGCCGGTACGGCGCGTCGACGCGCTCGCCCTGGCCGTCTTCGACACCCCTCCCGGCTGGACCGGGCGCGCCGCCCTCCTGACGGACCCCGCCGTCGCATTCGTCGAGGGCGACGCCCTCGAACCCGAGGCCCGGCCGGCGCCGCGAAGTAGCGTGCCCGTCCTGCCCCGCCTGACGGCGGGCGATCCGGGCAGGACGGAGCAATGGTACCTGGACAAGATCGGCGCCCCCCGCGCCTGGGCCGGCGCCGGCGCCCTGGCCCCGGTCCGCGTCGCCGTCGTCGATACCGGCGTGGACCTCTCGCATCCCGATCTCCAGGGACGCCTGCTGCCCGGTTACAATCTCGCCTCGCCCGGCGAGCCGCCGCAGGATTTCGACGGGCACGGGACCGCGACGGCTGGCTGCATCGGCGCCGCGGCGGGCAACGGCATCGGCATCGCGGGCGTCGCGCCCAACGCCCGCATCATGCCGGTGAAGGTCGGCTGGAGCGCTGCGACCATCGCCGAGGCCCTGGTCTGGGCGGCCGACCGGGCGGATCTGGTCAGCATGAGTCTCAGCGTCAAGCCCGCGAGCTCCGAATATCCCGCCGCCGTCGAGACGCTGCGAAGGGCGGCGGGCTACGTGCTGGCGCGCAACGTGCCCCTGGTCTGCTCGATGGGCAACACCGGCAACGAATCGCGCAACATTCCGGCGGCCTTCGCCGGCGCCGAGTTGCCCGAGCTGGTCGCCATCGGCGCGACCGATGCCGCGGATCGGGTCGCGAAATTCTCGACGCGAGGCTCCTGGGTGACGCTGGCCGCGCCAGCAACCTCCAT
This sequence is a window from Candidatus Tanganyikabacteria bacterium. Protein-coding genes within it:
- a CDS encoding glycosyltransferase, whose protein sequence is MTARTPRILWIGDNPALPTLSAESSRKTCRALAKAGCEVFYYGLYRQLPPSVWEGITLLPALIFTGEPAAAAGLGGEIGLAHLLATVHPDVVITCGRPEQFEALRSLRRSGHFAPPVPWWHWPATDAPIASDDALLSDVENALVRAAPHPVETVFRPLVDRSACRARILAGDRFVVGSTARNVLRRGLAPVLSALAAGFGDLERYMLLWVEDLHRRELEPFRLVLGAAGGMRHHRAYWTDTSEDASAIVFDLLNDHYNAMDAYLSFAPAGGVDLGALEAQCAGTPVVRLADPDWLERLEALREAAAGRDRHAAGAAALAEVGMAAAAEPWLAWIRDLPVPAPRPAGVRINWYCTLFGSGSVNHCSREQILALDRMGADVTVEEPFPRFENPALFPDGFEQDYAAANPEAYEALRRIAAKRPHDADYTTVRFIVSRAEHGAYQLMRSLKAPVVEYTNNDNPGRLNADFLRPYSEPGPGGGPPARRLWAVSEYIKQLYGAAASFPAEMATGVDIVYHGVDPTLFNPWVEPAKLPTAGKFTFLNCSFPRVQHKGLDVLCLAFAHEFAGDPEVALVLKLPNRNKVVAPQEYAEVAKVLESARAVAGCPEIVVVEEDTPGRGDMAAYYAAAQAYVHPSRWEACSISLLECLAVGLPLIVTRWGGHREWCPEDMAYYVDCRPLMNDFGRAAEPVPESLRRQMRHVYEHRDEARERGARASAHIRENYTWDAAALRMIALLGGTPVRPGQLAST
- a CDS encoding S8 family serine peptidase, whose product is MADLVARLAADPAVAAAEANQPLNLVTRPIRLGLPAFGVGYNDPLAGRQWAVARIALAQAHAKTRSSSRTVVAVLDTGVDWSHPDFRAPDGRERVIRGRDWLKNTDFPRDGGGHGTHVAGIVGASADNALGTVGVAPDCTILAEKVTSDYGFGEAAGVAGAIIHATDAGARILTMSLGSPTLSQVVKDAVSYAQARDVLVVAAMGNSGRNEKLYPAALPGVMAVGATDDADRKASFSTFGDWISVAAPGTNILSTLPTFDNQTGFKDYGWMQGTSMATPHVAGLAALVRDLHPEMSAAATKKRIEQTALRPGGSGFSAELGFGRIDARRAVD
- a CDS encoding S8 family serine peptidase, with product MSEKSREGLRGAVAVALIATATPGCGGESGVVARVSSGDHPAASRALRGRIVVGFDRAPGAAAIGRFAAKAGITPVRRVDALALAVFDTPPGWTGRAALLTDPAVAFVEGDALEPEARPAPRSSVPVLPRLTAGDPGRTEQWYLDKIGAPRAWAGAGALAPVRVAVVDTGVDLSHPDLQGRLLPGYNLASPGEPPQDFDGHGTATAGCIGAAAGNGIGIAGVAPNARIMPVKVGWSAATIAEALVWAADRADLVSMSLSVKPASSEYPAAVETLRRAAGYVLARNVPLVCSMGNTGNESRNIPAAFAGAELPELVAIGATDAADRVAKFSTRGSWVTLAAPATSIYTLSKGGTYAWEHGTSFATPITAGVVALLLGRGFPRSPAAIKARLAATAADIDTPGFDAGSGAGRLDAARAVAY